A portion of the Vulpes vulpes isolate BD-2025 chromosome 5, VulVul3, whole genome shotgun sequence genome contains these proteins:
- the LOC112930519 gene encoding olfactory receptor 5AN6-like, which produces MAGGRNNTIVIRFILLGFSDFPKLKILLFAGFLGSYVLTVAWNLGLIILIKIDPYLHTPMYFFLSNLSFLDFCYVTSTTPKMLSDFFQKPKSISFLGCTMQYFFFSSLGLTECCLLAAMAYDRYAAICNPLLYTATMSPPFCVQMMVGAYITGLFGSLIQLCALLQLNFCGPNVINHFFCDLPQLLVLSCSETFFLKVMKFVIAVIFGVISVVVIMISYGYIVATILRISSVEGRSKAFNTCTSHLTAVICFFGSGLFVYMHPSTGNSVGQDKIASVFYTVVIPMLNPLIYSLRNKEIKDALKRCKKRAIFPLLQLKV; this is translated from the coding sequence ATGGCTGGAGGAAGGAACAATACAATAGTCATCAGATTCATCCTTTTGGGATTCTCAGATTTTCCCAAGCTTAAGATTCTTCTCTTTGCAGGATTCTTGGGTTCTTATGTCTTGACAGTGGCCTGGAACCTGGGGCTCATCATCTTGATTAAGATAGACCCTTATCTACATacacccatgtacttcttcctcagcaACTTATCCTTCTTAGATTTTTGCTATGTTACCTCCACAACCCCGAAAATGCTCTCAGACTTCTTCCAGAAGCCTAAATCCATCTCCTTTCTGGGATGCACTATGCAGTACTTCTTCTTCTCTAGCCTGGGTCTGACTGAGTGCTGTCTCCTGGCAGCCATGGCTTATGATCGATATGCTGCTATTTGTAATCCTCTGCTCTACACTGCCACCATGTCACCCCCATTCTGTGTACAGATGATGGTTGGAGCCTATATAACTGGTCTCTTTGGTTCATTGATCCAACTGTGTGCTTTACTTCAGCTCAATTTCTGTGGGCCAAATGTTATCAACCATTTCTTCTGTGACCTGCCTCAATTATTAGTCCTATCCTGCTCTGAAACCTTCTTCCTAAAAGTCATGAAGTTTGTGATAGCAGTGATTTTTGGTGTGATATCTGTCGTTGTCATCATGATATCTTATGGTTATATTGTTGCGACCATCCTGAGGATAAGCTCTGTTGAAGGCAGGTCCAAGGCTTTCAACACCTGTACTTCTCACTTGACAGCAGTGATCTGTTTTTTTGGATCAGGACTCTTTGTCTATATGCATCCCAGCACTGGCAATTCTGTGGGCCAGGACAAGATAGCGTCAGTCTTCTATACAGTTGTGATCCCCATGTTGAATCCTTTAATTTACAGTCTGAGGAACAAGGAAATCAAAGATGCCCTTAAGAGGTGTAAGAAGAGAGCCATTTTCCCATTGTTACAGCTAAAGGTCTag